Proteins co-encoded in one Kutzneria chonburiensis genomic window:
- a CDS encoding gamma-aminobutyraldehyde dehydrogenase — protein sequence MRQLHHFIDGAQVDSASGQRADVIDPATGQPYCTAPVAGKVDVDGALHAAQAAFESWRDTTPAQRQLALLKIADAVEERSGELVRVECENTGKPLALTASEELPVVVDQLRFFAGAARVLEGKSAGEYMAGHTSFVRREPIGVCAQVTPWNYPLMMAVWKIAPALAAGNTVVLKPSDTTPASTLLLAEIAAEHLPPGVFNVVCGDRDTGRALVGHEIPAMVSITGSVRAGTEVASAAAADVKRVHLELGGKAPVIVFADADIEAAAETIAMAGYFNAGQDCTAATRVLVADGVHDNFVAALTTRALATRTGGPDDTSADYGPLNSADQLDRVAGFIDRLPAHATVHSGGSRLGDKGYFFGATVVSGVRQQDEISQHEVFGPVITVQRFADEAEALGAANGVPYGLASSVWTTDHQRAMRMAGRLDFGCVWINTHIPLVAEMPHGGFKKSGYGKDLSLYGLEDYTRVKHVMSAL from the coding sequence ATGCGACAGCTGCACCACTTCATCGACGGGGCCCAGGTCGACTCCGCCTCCGGACAACGCGCGGACGTGATCGACCCGGCGACCGGACAGCCGTACTGCACGGCCCCGGTGGCCGGCAAGGTGGACGTCGACGGGGCCCTGCACGCGGCGCAAGCGGCCTTCGAGTCCTGGCGGGACACCACGCCGGCACAACGGCAGCTGGCGTTGTTGAAGATCGCCGACGCGGTCGAGGAACGGTCCGGCGAACTGGTCCGGGTTGAGTGCGAGAACACCGGGAAACCGTTGGCGCTCACGGCATCCGAGGAATTGCCGGTGGTGGTGGACCAACTGCGCTTCTTCGCCGGCGCGGCCCGGGTACTCGAGGGAAAGTCGGCCGGGGAGTACATGGCCGGCCACACGTCCTTCGTGCGGCGCGAGCCGATCGGGGTGTGCGCGCAGGTGACGCCGTGGAACTACCCGCTGATGATGGCCGTCTGGAAGATCGCGCCGGCCCTGGCCGCGGGCAACACGGTGGTGCTGAAGCCGTCGGACACCACGCCGGCGTCCACCTTGCTGCTGGCCGAGATCGCCGCGGAGCATCTGCCGCCGGGTGTGTTCAACGTGGTCTGCGGCGACCGGGACACCGGCCGAGCACTGGTCGGCCACGAGATCCCGGCGATGGTGTCGATCACCGGGTCGGTCCGTGCCGGCACCGAGGTCGCGAGCGCGGCGGCAGCCGACGTCAAACGCGTGCACCTGGAGCTGGGCGGCAAGGCGCCGGTCATCGTGTTCGCCGACGCCGACATCGAAGCCGCCGCCGAAACCATCGCGATGGCCGGCTACTTCAACGCCGGGCAGGACTGCACCGCCGCCACCCGGGTTCTCGTCGCCGACGGGGTGCACGACAACTTCGTCGCCGCCCTCACCACCCGGGCCCTGGCGACCAGAACCGGCGGTCCCGACGACACGTCAGCCGACTACGGTCCGCTCAACAGTGCCGATCAGCTCGACCGCGTCGCCGGTTTCATCGACCGGCTGCCGGCCCACGCGACCGTCCACAGTGGTGGCAGCAGACTCGGCGACAAGGGTTACTTCTTCGGCGCCACAGTGGTTTCCGGCGTGCGGCAGCAGGACGAGATCAGCCAGCACGAGGTGTTCGGGCCGGTGATCACCGTGCAGCGCTTCGCCGACGAGGCCGAGGCCCTCGGCGCGGCCAACGGCGTGCCCTACGGGCTGGCGTCGTCGGTGTGGACGACCGACCACCAACGGGCGATGCGCATGGCCGGCCGACTCGACTTCGGCTGCGTGTGGATCAACACGCACATCCCGCTCGTCGCCGAGATGCCCCACGGCGGCTTCAAGAAATCCGGCTACGGCAAGGATCTCTCGCTGTACGGGCTGGAGGACTACACCCGCGTCAAGCACGTGATGAGCGCCCTCTAG
- a CDS encoding cache domain-containing protein — protein sequence MGTGDEVVEHVAAIVEDVFDRLKPVLVAVEALLDVVDEVRARDLDGIRPQVLDALGGLVIGAGYVAAPHVLADQEYGFEWWTAKATGPEQLFISLEPGSANFLDYTRQSWFTVSRDTGRRHVNGPYVDYLCTDEYTLTFTVPARRNGAFAGVVGADVYVREFEHVLQPKLRRLGSRAALVNAQGRVIVSNSARLATGSLMRDADVPAWWNAGAQTRAGVRRCGDAPIALVIP from the coding sequence ATGGGCACTGGTGACGAGGTCGTCGAACACGTCGCGGCGATCGTGGAAGACGTCTTCGACCGGCTGAAGCCGGTGCTGGTGGCGGTGGAAGCACTGCTGGACGTGGTGGACGAGGTCAGGGCCAGGGACCTGGACGGCATCAGGCCGCAGGTGCTGGACGCGCTGGGCGGCCTGGTGATCGGGGCGGGCTATGTGGCGGCGCCGCACGTGCTGGCGGACCAGGAGTACGGCTTCGAGTGGTGGACGGCCAAGGCGACCGGGCCGGAGCAGCTGTTCATCAGCCTGGAGCCGGGGAGTGCCAACTTCCTGGACTACACAAGGCAAAGCTGGTTCACGGTGTCGAGGGACACGGGCCGCCGGCACGTGAACGGACCGTACGTGGACTACCTCTGCACGGACGAGTACACGCTCACGTTCACGGTGCCGGCCCGCCGCAACGGCGCGTTCGCCGGAGTGGTGGGGGCGGACGTGTACGTGCGGGAATTCGAGCATGTGTTGCAGCCCAAGCTGCGAAGGCTGGGATCGCGAGCGGCCCTCGTGAACGCCCAAGGGCGGGTGATCGTCTCCAACAGCGCCCGGCTGGCCACGGGATCGCTGATGCGGGACGCCGATGTGCCGGCGTGGTGGAACGCCGGCGCGCAGACACGCGCCGGCGTTCGACGTTGTGGAGACGCCCCTATAGCGCTGGTAATACCCTAA
- a CDS encoding ABC transporter ATP-binding protein produces MPHQAPDVALGGPAPAATAVPAVRLRGLRKDFGPVTAVDGVDLDIRPGEFFAMLGPSGSGKTTVLRMIAGFEQPTDGVIELGGRDVSRLAPFDRDVNTVFQDYALFPHMNVTKNVEYGLRVKGVPKDERRRRAAEALHSVRLDDYGRRRPSQLSGGQRQRVALARALVNRPKVLLLDEPLGALDLKLRHEMQSELKQLQRDVDITFVFVTHDQDEALTMSDRIAVFNAGRIEQVGTPQEVYERPATAFVAGFVGTSNLLGGRAAETVIGMAGLFSIRPEKIRIDGDLARPAGPGETVATGTVTDVVYAGATMRFEVALDAGGRLSVVRQNTDGVPGFSDGRVRLTWRHEHNFPVTGTE; encoded by the coding sequence ATGCCCCACCAAGCCCCCGACGTCGCGCTCGGCGGTCCCGCGCCGGCCGCCACCGCCGTGCCCGCGGTCCGGCTTCGCGGCCTGCGCAAGGACTTCGGGCCCGTCACCGCGGTCGACGGCGTCGACCTCGACATCCGACCGGGTGAATTCTTCGCCATGCTCGGACCGTCCGGTTCCGGCAAGACGACGGTGCTGCGGATGATTGCCGGCTTCGAGCAGCCCACCGACGGCGTGATCGAACTCGGCGGCCGGGACGTCAGCCGGCTGGCCCCGTTCGACCGCGACGTGAACACCGTCTTCCAGGACTACGCCCTGTTCCCGCACATGAACGTCACCAAGAACGTCGAATACGGACTCCGGGTCAAGGGCGTGCCCAAGGACGAACGACGCCGCCGGGCCGCCGAGGCGCTGCACTCCGTGCGTCTCGACGACTACGGCCGCCGACGACCGTCCCAACTGTCCGGTGGCCAGCGCCAACGCGTCGCACTGGCCCGGGCCCTGGTCAACCGGCCCAAGGTGCTGCTGCTCGACGAACCACTCGGCGCACTCGACCTGAAACTTCGTCACGAAATGCAGAGCGAGCTCAAGCAGCTACAGCGAGATGTCGACATCACCTTCGTGTTCGTCACCCACGACCAGGACGAGGCCCTGACCATGAGCGACCGGATCGCGGTGTTCAACGCCGGCCGGATCGAGCAGGTCGGCACCCCGCAGGAGGTCTACGAGCGGCCGGCGACGGCGTTCGTCGCCGGTTTCGTCGGCACCTCCAACCTGCTCGGCGGGCGCGCGGCGGAGACGGTGATCGGCATGGCCGGGCTGTTCAGCATCCGCCCCGAGAAGATCCGCATCGACGGCGACCTGGCCCGCCCGGCCGGTCCCGGCGAGACCGTGGCGACCGGCACGGTCACCGACGTGGTGTACGCCGGCGCGACCATGCGCTTCGAGGTCGCCCTCGACGCCGGCGGCCGGCTGTCCGTGGTGCGGCAGAACACCGACGGCGTGCCCGGCTTCAGCGACGGCCGGGTCCGACTGACCTGGCGGCACGAGCACAACTTCCCGGTCACCGGCACCGAGTGA
- a CDS encoding FadR/GntR family transcriptional regulator: MRVGMGQARSHVFAPLGDLGRAEAVTTRLTDAISMGLLADGEQLPSEAELAGQFGVATVTVREALVALRQLGLVATRRGRGGGSFVIAPEEGAPTSWRQRLRAVSLSELRDIGDHYLAVAGAAARLAAERSSPEDVERLRLATEDLRRASDGQARGADGEASVAEGLAARGGGEGLAARGGGEGLGSVAGGEAGGEGGARRGLERGVFGGGGGATRERAADGEAGGVAERGWSRWGEQAAARAERQFHLEVAAAAQSARLTHEEVQLQGERGGLLWLPPSPNAYAEHRAITEAIALQDGELARKLTEEHILEAVDRLVDMHLALLES; encoded by the coding sequence GTGAGGGTTGGCATGGGGCAGGCGAGGTCGCACGTGTTTGCGCCGCTGGGCGACCTCGGGCGGGCCGAGGCGGTGACGACGCGGCTGACCGACGCGATCTCGATGGGGTTGTTGGCCGACGGGGAGCAGTTGCCGAGCGAGGCGGAGTTGGCCGGGCAGTTCGGGGTGGCCACGGTGACGGTCCGGGAAGCGCTGGTGGCGCTGAGACAGCTGGGCCTGGTGGCCACCAGACGGGGACGAGGGGGCGGCAGCTTCGTGATCGCGCCGGAGGAGGGGGCGCCGACGTCGTGGCGGCAGCGGCTGCGGGCGGTGTCGCTGAGCGAGTTGCGCGACATCGGCGACCACTACCTGGCAGTAGCGGGGGCGGCGGCCCGGCTGGCGGCGGAGCGAAGCTCGCCGGAGGACGTGGAGCGGCTGCGGCTGGCGACGGAAGACCTGCGCCGAGCGAGCGATGGACAAGCCCGCGGGGCGGACGGTGAGGCCAGCGTGGCGGAGGGGCTGGCGGCGCGCGGAGGGGGAGAAGGGCTGGCGGCGCGTGGCGGGGGTGAGGGCCTGGGCTCGGTGGCGGGTGGCGAGGCTGGTGGGGAGGGCGGAGCGCGGCGGGGGCTGGAACGGGGGGTGTTTGGTGGGGGAGGGGGCGCGACGCGGGAGCGGGCGGCGGACGGCGAGGCCGGTGGGGTGGCGGAGCGGGGCTGGAGTCGGTGGGGGGAGCAGGCGGCGGCGAGGGCGGAGCGGCAGTTTCACCTGGAAGTGGCGGCGGCGGCGCAGTCGGCGCGGCTGACGCATGAAGAGGTGCAGCTCCAAGGGGAGAGGGGCGGGCTGCTGTGGCTGCCGCCGAGTCCCAACGCCTACGCGGAGCATCGGGCGATCACGGAGGCGATCGCGCTGCAGGACGGGGAGCTGGCCCGCAAGCTCACCGAGGAGCACATCCTCGAAGCGGTGGACCGGCTCGTGGACATGCACCTGGCCCTGCTGGAATCCTGA
- a CDS encoding ABC transporter permease translates to MTNAPPGASPRRRLSASLHHRPRVRLSLLLSGPLIWLGLAYLGALAALFVTAFWSTDVFTGRVVVSWSLDNFATLARDAVYRTITVRTVGVAVLVTVIDAVIAFPMAFAMAKFTSRRTQRLLVIAVMTPLWASYLVKAYAWRSMLSGNGVLHWLLAPVGLDGPGYGLTATVITLSYLWLPYMILPIYAGLDRLPDSLVDASGDLGARSVRTFFSVVLPLAMPAVIAGSIFTFSLSLGDYIAVKIVGGTSQLLGNVVYDNIGAANNLPFAATVATVPVVIMLLYLAAVRRTGALDTL, encoded by the coding sequence ATCACGAACGCGCCGCCCGGCGCCTCACCCCGCCGCCGACTCTCGGCGTCCCTGCACCACCGGCCTCGGGTGCGGCTGAGCCTGCTGCTGTCCGGGCCGTTGATCTGGCTCGGTCTGGCCTACCTCGGCGCACTGGCGGCGTTGTTCGTGACCGCGTTCTGGAGCACCGACGTGTTCACCGGGCGGGTGGTGGTCAGCTGGTCCCTGGACAACTTCGCCACCCTCGCCCGGGATGCCGTCTACCGCACCATCACCGTTCGCACCGTCGGCGTCGCCGTGCTCGTCACCGTCATCGACGCCGTGATCGCGTTCCCGATGGCCTTCGCCATGGCCAAGTTCACCTCCCGGCGGACCCAGCGGCTGCTGGTGATCGCCGTGATGACCCCGCTGTGGGCCAGCTACCTGGTCAAGGCCTACGCCTGGCGGTCCATGCTGTCCGGCAACGGCGTGCTGCACTGGCTGCTCGCCCCCGTCGGCCTCGACGGCCCCGGCTACGGCCTGACCGCCACCGTGATCACGCTGTCCTATCTGTGGCTGCCCTACATGATCCTCCCGATCTACGCCGGCCTCGACCGCCTGCCCGACTCCCTCGTCGACGCCTCCGGCGACCTCGGCGCCCGCTCCGTACGCACGTTCTTCTCCGTCGTGCTCCCGCTCGCCATGCCGGCCGTCATCGCCGGCTCCATCTTCACGTTCTCGCTGTCGCTGGGCGACTACATCGCCGTCAAGATCGTCGGCGGCACCAGCCAGCTGCTCGGCAACGTCGTCTACGACAACATCGGCGCCGCCAACAACCTCCCCTTCGCCGCCACCGTCGCCACCGTGCCGGTGGTGATCATGCTGCTGTACCTCGCCGCCGTCCGCCGAACCGGCGCACTCGACACTCTTTGA
- a CDS encoding ABC transporter substrate-binding protein — protein MKNTALLAGLLAAGLVLTACGTTSSNTTATGGTAFTPPSLPALGKLGPGEGQLSVLAWPGYAENGANDPKVNWVTPFEQESGCKVNVKPFGTSDEAISLMKTGQYDVVSASGDASLRLIASGDIEPVNTSLVPNYADVFGFLKNQSWNSVGGVAYGIPHGWGANLLTWRSDKVSPAPTSWSTLFDPNSKYKGKITAYDSPIYIADAALYLKAHQPDLGIKNPYALDSTQFKAAVDLLKKQRPLVSEYWSDYLKESQALTSGDAVLGTAWQVTVNVTKAGNVPVESTVPAEGATGWSDTWMVATKSQHKNCAYLWMNYIISPKVNAQVAEYFGEAPANAKACAQTTDAKHCDTYHAGDSAYAAKIAYWTTPISQCLDGRTDVKCEDYGAWTQAWTEIKG, from the coding sequence ATGAAGAACACGGCGCTGCTGGCCGGTCTGCTCGCGGCGGGCCTCGTGCTCACCGCGTGCGGCACCACCAGCAGCAACACGACGGCCACCGGCGGCACCGCCTTCACCCCGCCGTCGCTACCCGCGCTCGGCAAGCTCGGCCCGGGCGAGGGCCAGCTGTCCGTGCTGGCGTGGCCCGGCTACGCGGAGAACGGCGCCAACGACCCCAAGGTCAACTGGGTCACGCCGTTCGAGCAGGAGAGCGGCTGCAAGGTCAACGTCAAGCCGTTCGGCACCTCCGACGAGGCCATCAGCCTGATGAAGACCGGCCAGTACGACGTCGTCTCCGCCTCCGGCGACGCCTCGCTGCGCCTGATCGCCTCCGGCGACATCGAGCCGGTCAACACCTCGCTCGTGCCCAACTACGCCGACGTGTTCGGCTTCCTCAAGAACCAGTCGTGGAACAGCGTCGGCGGCGTCGCCTACGGCATCCCCCACGGCTGGGGCGCGAACCTGCTCACGTGGCGCTCCGACAAGGTCAGCCCCGCACCCACGTCGTGGTCCACGCTGTTCGACCCGAACTCCAAGTACAAAGGCAAGATCACCGCCTACGACTCGCCGATCTACATCGCCGACGCCGCCCTCTACCTCAAGGCCCACCAGCCCGACCTGGGCATCAAGAACCCCTACGCGCTGGACAGCACCCAGTTCAAGGCCGCCGTCGACCTGCTCAAGAAGCAGCGGCCCCTGGTCAGCGAATATTGGTCGGACTATCTCAAGGAGAGCCAGGCGCTCACCAGTGGCGACGCCGTGCTCGGCACCGCGTGGCAGGTGACGGTCAACGTCACCAAGGCCGGCAACGTGCCGGTGGAGTCGACCGTGCCGGCCGAGGGCGCCACCGGCTGGTCGGACACGTGGATGGTGGCCACCAAGTCGCAGCACAAGAACTGCGCCTACCTGTGGATGAACTACATCATCAGCCCCAAGGTCAACGCCCAGGTCGCCGAGTACTTCGGCGAGGCCCCGGCCAACGCCAAGGCGTGCGCCCAGACCACCGACGCCAAGCACTGCGACACCTACCACGCCGGCGACTCCGCCTACGCGGCCAAGATCGCCTACTGGACCACGCCGATCTCGCAGTGCCTCGACGGACGCACCGACGTCAAGTGCGAGGACTACGGCGCGTGGACCCAGGCGTGGACCGAGATCAAGGGTTGA
- the thrC gene encoding threonine synthase, translating to MTSTVDARTPANLGPVNLGPARALSCRECGHQIPLAAEFACSECFGPLEVAYDFGRVTREDIEAGPKSIWRYRNLLPVPTDVQSFPNTEPGLTRLVKADRLGAALGVRNLWVKDDTGNPTHSFKDRVVAVALAAARQLGFKVLACPSTGNLANAVAAAAARAGWESVVLIPSSLEKAKILTTAVYDGALIAVDGNYDDVNRLATQLAAEHEDWAFVNVNVRPYYAEGSKTLAYEVAEQLGWRLPGQIVVPVASGSQLTKVDKGFRELGELGLVDATPYRVFGAQATGCSPVSTAYKAGTDVVAPVRPDTIARSLAIGAPADGPYVLDTVRRTGGAVEDVTDEEVVEGIRLLARTEGIFAETAGGVTVATAKKLVETGQLDPDADTVLLITGDGLKTLDAVADRIGPKAVVPPNAAAVTEALGL from the coding sequence ATGACCTCGACCGTCGACGCCCGTACGCCCGCCAACTTGGGCCCTGTCAACCTCGGCCCCGCGCGCGCCCTGAGCTGTCGTGAGTGCGGCCACCAGATCCCGCTGGCCGCGGAATTCGCCTGTAGCGAGTGTTTCGGCCCCCTCGAAGTGGCCTACGACTTCGGCCGCGTCACCCGCGAGGACATCGAGGCCGGCCCCAAGTCGATCTGGCGCTACCGCAACCTGCTGCCGGTGCCGACCGACGTGCAGTCCTTCCCCAACACCGAGCCCGGCCTGACCCGCCTGGTCAAGGCCGACCGCCTCGGCGCGGCGCTGGGCGTGCGCAACCTGTGGGTCAAGGACGACACCGGCAACCCCACGCACTCGTTCAAGGACCGCGTGGTCGCGGTCGCACTGGCCGCGGCCCGCCAGCTCGGCTTCAAGGTGCTGGCCTGCCCCTCCACCGGCAACCTGGCCAACGCCGTCGCCGCCGCGGCCGCCCGCGCCGGCTGGGAGTCGGTCGTGCTGATCCCGTCCTCGCTGGAAAAGGCCAAGATCCTCACCACCGCCGTGTACGACGGTGCCCTGATCGCCGTCGACGGCAACTACGACGACGTGAACCGCCTGGCCACCCAGCTCGCCGCCGAGCACGAGGACTGGGCGTTCGTGAACGTCAACGTCCGGCCGTACTACGCCGAGGGCTCCAAGACGCTGGCCTACGAGGTCGCCGAGCAGCTCGGCTGGCGGCTGCCCGGGCAGATCGTGGTGCCGGTCGCCTCCGGCTCGCAGTTGACCAAGGTGGACAAGGGTTTCCGCGAGCTCGGCGAGCTCGGGCTGGTCGACGCCACCCCGTACCGGGTGTTCGGCGCCCAGGCCACCGGCTGCTCCCCGGTGTCGACGGCCTACAAGGCCGGCACCGACGTCGTCGCGCCGGTCCGCCCCGACACCATCGCCCGGTCGCTGGCCATCGGCGCGCCGGCCGACGGGCCGTACGTGCTGGACACCGTGCGCCGCACCGGCGGCGCCGTCGAGGACGTCACCGACGAGGAGGTCGTCGAGGGCATCCGGCTGCTGGCCCGCACCGAGGGCATCTTCGCCGAGACCGCCGGCGGCGTGACCGTCGCGACCGCCAAGAAGCTCGTCGAGACCGGGCAGCTCGACCCCGACGCCGACACCGTGCTGTTGATCACCGGCGACGGCCTCAAGACCCTGGACGCCGTGGCCGACCGCATCGGTCCCAAGGCTGTCGTGCCGCCCAACGCCGCCGCCGTGACCGAAGCTCTCGGCCTGTAA